The Hyphomonas sediminis genome contains a region encoding:
- the mutM gene encoding bifunctional DNA-formamidopyrimidine glycosylase/DNA-(apurinic or apyrimidinic site) lyase, translated as MPELPEVETVRRGLAPVMEGRVILRAEQRRADLRFPLPDRFVERLSGARIERLARQAKFLAAYLSTGEVLVMHLGMTGRFTISGQMPGEFHYAPAGLAAHDHVIFHMEGGETVTYNDPRRFGFMELWPTAEFMAYPRLTAMGPEPLSNRFSPAYLDEALAGKAAPIKAALLDQKVIAGLGNIYVCEALFRAGISPKRLSKSIPGQRAARLAPAINSVIAEAIEAGGSSISDFAATDGALGYFQHRFDVYDREGAPCKRCGTEIRRIVQSGRSTFYCPSCQR; from the coding sequence ATGCCTGAATTACCTGAAGTCGAGACAGTTCGCCGCGGACTGGCCCCCGTGATGGAGGGCCGGGTGATCCTGCGTGCCGAACAGCGGCGGGCAGACCTGCGATTTCCCCTGCCCGACCGGTTCGTAGAGCGGCTGTCCGGCGCGCGGATCGAGCGGCTCGCGCGGCAGGCGAAATTCTTGGCGGCCTACCTTTCCACCGGCGAAGTGCTGGTGATGCACCTGGGCATGACGGGGCGGTTCACCATTTCCGGCCAGATGCCGGGAGAGTTCCATTACGCCCCCGCCGGCCTTGCCGCGCATGACCATGTCATCTTCCACATGGAGGGCGGCGAGACGGTGACTTATAACGATCCCCGCCGGTTCGGCTTTATGGAACTCTGGCCAACCGCAGAATTCATGGCTTATCCAAGGTTAACGGCGATGGGGCCCGAGCCCCTCTCGAACCGCTTCTCCCCTGCTTATCTCGATGAAGCACTCGCCGGAAAGGCCGCTCCGATCAAGGCAGCATTGCTGGACCAGAAAGTGATTGCGGGGCTGGGCAATATCTATGTCTGCGAGGCGCTGTTCCGGGCGGGGATTTCGCCTAAGCGGCTGTCGAAATCGATTCCCGGCCAGCGGGCGGCGCGGCTGGCGCCCGCGATCAACAGCGTGATTGCCGAGGCAATCGAGGCGGGCGGCTCGTCAATTTCCGACTTTGCGGCGACCGATGGCGCGCTCGGCTATTTCCAGCACCGTTTTGACGTTTACGACCGCGAGGGCGCGCCCTGCAAACGCTGCGGCACGGAAATCCGAAGGATCGTCCAGTCCGGACGCTCCACATTCTATTGCCCGAGCTGTCAGCGATAG
- a CDS encoding GFA family protein — MSHSGGCQCGKYRYEMDVLKSGHVCHCRMCQRATGGLFAALVGAPKDQFRWVGEAPPVFWSSNLAARAFCPDCGTPLGFLYDWEGAAQYVTIGSLDHPEEVVLETQFGVESKLPFVEFCENLPKKATGEGQSAEGLAFLAQLKPRQA; from the coding sequence ATGTCACATTCAGGCGGCTGTCAGTGCGGAAAATATCGCTATGAAATGGATGTGCTGAAAAGCGGCCATGTCTGCCACTGCCGCATGTGTCAGCGGGCGACCGGCGGCCTCTTCGCGGCGCTGGTCGGCGCCCCGAAGGACCAGTTCCGCTGGGTTGGCGAGGCGCCGCCCGTGTTCTGGAGTTCCAATCTGGCGGCCCGCGCCTTCTGTCCCGATTGCGGCACACCGCTCGGCTTTCTCTATGATTGGGAAGGGGCAGCGCAATACGTCACCATCGGCAGCCTCGATCATCCCGAAGAGGTTGTTCTGGAAACCCAATTCGGCGTTGAGTCGAAGCTTCCATTCGTGGAGTTCTGCGAAAACCTTCCCAAGAAAGCCACCGGGGAAGGGCAATCGGCAGAAGGCCTGGCCTTCCTCGCGCAACTGAAACCAAGACAGGCCTGA
- a CDS encoding class I SAM-dependent methyltransferase, translated as MTDQDSKERIVSFGFEDVTESEKVARVKGVFRSVASRYDVMNDLMSAGVHRLWKHDAMNRLNPQPGERHLDVAGGTGELARAFLDLADKAGRRRGDPREATAIVSDINDAMLEAGKARSDNAKWGDRLNWVCADGQNLPWADKTFDAVTVSFGIRNFADRVAGLREFRRVLKTGGRLAVLEFSHMTVPALQQAYDAYSFSVIPRMGELVAGDRESYQYLIESIRKFPDQQTFRSEIEGAGFSQVSVTNYSGGIAALHFGWAV; from the coding sequence ATGACAGATCAGGACAGCAAAGAACGCATCGTCTCCTTCGGCTTCGAAGATGTGACGGAATCCGAGAAGGTTGCCCGGGTGAAGGGGGTCTTCCGCTCGGTTGCGTCCCGCTATGACGTGATGAATGACCTGATGAGCGCGGGCGTGCACCGCCTCTGGAAGCATGACGCAATGAACCGGCTGAACCCGCAGCCCGGCGAGCGGCATCTCGATGTAGCCGGGGGCACGGGCGAGCTTGCGCGCGCCTTCCTCGATCTTGCCGACAAGGCAGGCCGCCGCCGCGGCGATCCGCGCGAAGCCACCGCCATCGTGTCGGATATCAACGACGCCATGCTCGAAGCGGGCAAGGCGCGCTCTGACAATGCCAAATGGGGCGACCGCCTCAACTGGGTGTGCGCCGATGGGCAGAACCTGCCCTGGGCCGACAAGACCTTTGACGCGGTGACCGTTTCTTTCGGCATCCGGAACTTTGCAGACCGCGTGGCGGGCCTGCGGGAATTCCGCCGCGTGCTGAAGACTGGCGGGCGCCTGGCCGTGCTCGAATTCAGCCACATGACAGTGCCCGCATTGCAGCAGGCATATGACGCCTACAGCTTCTCGGTCATTCCGCGCATGGGCGAACTCGTCGCCGGGGACCGCGAAAGCTATCAGTATCTGATCGAATCCATCCGCAAATTCCCCGATCAACAAACCTTCCGGTCAGAGATCGAGGGCGCTGGCTTCAGCCAGGTGTCTGTCACGAACTATTCGGGCGGCATTGCGGCCCTGCACTTTGGCTGGGCCGTCTGA
- a CDS encoding GNAT family N-acetyltransferase, whose translation MIRPLEAADIPECRDIFTDCLMDMPWRERHRGQHLALRRALETQPAWVAEEPNAGIIGFLTLQTPADYVDHLFVDRDWRFCGVARGLLDVARLEAGGTLSLDVDTENMTARRAYEALGWQVVASTGGAGRARQMRLVGP comes from the coding sequence ATGATCAGGCCGCTGGAAGCAGCGGACATCCCTGAATGCCGTGATATTTTCACGGATTGCCTGATGGACATGCCTTGGCGGGAACGCCATCGCGGCCAGCATCTTGCCTTGCGCCGCGCCCTGGAAACCCAGCCTGCCTGGGTGGCCGAAGAACCCAATGCCGGCATCATCGGTTTCCTGACCCTGCAGACACCGGCCGATTATGTGGACCACCTGTTCGTTGACCGCGACTGGCGCTTCTGCGGCGTGGCCCGCGGCCTGCTGGACGTGGCGCGGCTGGAAGCGGGCGGCACGCTGAGCCTTGATGTGGATACCGAAAACATGACTGCCCGCCGCGCCTATGAGGCATTGGGGTGGCAGGTTGTGGCGAGCACAGGCGGCGCCGGACGGGCGCGCCAGATGCGCCTCGTCGGCCCCTGA
- a CDS encoding retropepsin-like aspartic protease: MHSKRINQKRWLPAVGRLVCILIVFCGLPTFVFASVGQNPIPLQRSEAGYFTARVSVNDAPAIDAIIDTAATAAMIHQSVADEAGIGTPVATAGLVPVFGLLGEREFPLIEIGHVSVGTVRLNKLAAAYNDREQMPGAPLVIPAAAFGSDVLDFDFPSARFSAYDGRPEGDHGNSGRGNLIVENGLFFTEVRVNGVRGRALIDTGSPFTFINSEMAKASGAKPEDELTQQLIGATGGRLEVSISSVKRLSVAKFSVSKLNMIVVDPPLFEDLGLAGEPAMLIGLDLLSMFRVQIDIRRRYIILTPESSRRNVGINLNARDTRIPQ, encoded by the coding sequence ATGCACAGTAAGCGTATAAATCAAAAGCGATGGCTTCCGGCTGTCGGGCGACTGGTCTGCATTCTGATCGTCTTCTGTGGCTTGCCGACATTTGTCTTCGCATCTGTCGGTCAGAACCCGATTCCGCTGCAACGCAGCGAGGCAGGCTATTTTACGGCGCGAGTCAGCGTGAATGATGCTCCGGCAATTGACGCAATCATCGATACTGCAGCTACGGCGGCAATGATCCATCAATCCGTCGCTGACGAGGCGGGCATCGGGACGCCGGTCGCGACTGCAGGGCTGGTGCCGGTATTCGGCCTGCTCGGAGAGCGGGAGTTTCCGTTGATCGAAATTGGCCATGTCAGTGTCGGCACCGTCCGGCTGAACAAGCTGGCCGCGGCCTACAATGATCGGGAGCAGATGCCGGGCGCGCCGCTCGTCATTCCGGCGGCAGCTTTCGGCAGTGATGTGCTGGATTTTGATTTTCCCAGCGCGCGCTTCTCAGCCTATGATGGGCGCCCCGAGGGTGACCATGGAAATTCCGGGCGCGGAAACCTGATCGTTGAGAATGGCCTGTTCTTTACTGAGGTGCGGGTGAATGGCGTCCGGGGAAGGGCGCTGATCGACACCGGGTCGCCATTCACCTTCATCAATTCCGAAATGGCAAAGGCGTCCGGGGCAAAGCCTGAAGATGAGCTGACCCAGCAATTGATTGGCGCCACTGGTGGCCGGCTGGAAGTGTCGATATCTTCGGTAAAGCGGCTCTCCGTAGCAAAGTTCAGCGTCAGCAAATTGAACATGATTGTTGTCGATCCGCCCCTGTTCGAGGATCTCGGTCTTGCAGGCGAGCCCGCAATGCTGATTGGGTTGGACCTTCTGTCGATGTTCCGTGTGCAGATTGATATTCGGCGCAGATATATCATCCTGACGCCAGAGTCGAGCCGCCGCAATGTCGGGATCAATCTCAACGCGCGCGACACCCGCATTCCGCAATGA
- the coaBC gene encoding bifunctional phosphopantothenoylcysteine decarboxylase/phosphopantothenate--cysteine ligase CoaBC, producing MSSKRILLIIGGGIAAYKSLELIRELGRRGIASRVIVTKAGTEFVTPLSVAALSGDKVYTELFNLTDETEMGHIELSRSADLLVVCPATADLMAKAVHGHANDLASTTLLATDKPVLMVPAMNVRMWGHAATQRNVAQLRADGVTVMEPDEGPMACGEFGPGRLPEVSRIVAEIQAMLRPPADKKRLAGVHALVTAGPTREPLDPVRYLSNHSSGKQGYSIAIALAAEGARVTLVSGPVSLPAPEGVDLVKVETARDMLKACEDALPADVFVSVAAVADWRPVKTATQKLKLKGKGAAPAIELAENPDILRTLSNKKKKRPGLVIGFAAETEEVERHANEKLARKGCDWIVANDVSGDVMGGLENEIALITRDGAERWPRMPKEQVAARLAARIADQISGRDDPQKLAAE from the coding sequence ATGAGTTCCAAACGCATCCTCCTCATCATTGGCGGTGGCATTGCCGCCTATAAGAGCCTTGAGCTGATCCGCGAGCTTGGCCGCCGCGGGATCGCTTCGCGTGTCATCGTCACGAAGGCGGGCACGGAGTTCGTAACGCCGCTCTCGGTCGCCGCCCTGTCTGGCGACAAGGTCTATACCGAGTTGTTCAACCTGACGGACGAAACCGAGATGGGCCATATCGAGCTTTCCCGCTCGGCCGATCTGCTCGTCGTCTGCCCGGCAACGGCGGACCTGATGGCGAAGGCCGTGCATGGCCATGCCAATGATCTCGCCTCCACGACTCTTCTGGCGACGGACAAGCCAGTGCTGATGGTGCCCGCGATGAATGTGCGCATGTGGGGTCATGCCGCTACGCAGCGCAATGTCGCCCAGCTCCGCGCCGATGGTGTCACCGTGATGGAGCCGGATGAAGGCCCGATGGCCTGCGGCGAGTTTGGCCCCGGCCGCCTGCCGGAAGTCTCCCGCATCGTCGCGGAAATCCAAGCGATGCTTCGTCCGCCTGCAGATAAGAAACGCCTCGCGGGTGTCCATGCGCTCGTCACCGCCGGGCCGACGCGCGAACCGCTCGACCCCGTGCGCTACCTTTCAAACCACTCCTCTGGCAAGCAGGGCTATTCCATCGCCATTGCGCTCGCCGCCGAAGGTGCCCGCGTCACGCTTGTCTCTGGTCCTGTCTCGTTGCCCGCCCCGGAAGGGGTTGACCTCGTAAAGGTCGAAACGGCGCGCGATATGCTCAAGGCTTGCGAGGACGCGCTTCCCGCAGATGTCTTCGTCTCCGTCGCCGCGGTCGCGGACTGGCGCCCCGTCAAGACGGCCACCCAGAAGCTGAAGCTGAAAGGGAAGGGCGCCGCGCCCGCCATCGAGCTGGCCGAGAATCCGGACATTCTCCGCACGCTTAGCAACAAGAAGAAAAAGCGCCCCGGCCTCGTCATAGGCTTCGCCGCCGAGACTGAAGAGGTCGAGCGCCACGCGAATGAAAAGCTCGCCCGCAAGGGGTGCGACTGGATCGTTGCGAATGATGTGTCCGGCGATGTCATGGGCGGCCTCGAAAACGAGATCGCCCTGATCACCCGCGATGGCGCAGAACGCTGGCCCCGCATGCCCAAGGAACAGGTCGCCGCCCGCCTCGCCGCGCGCATCGCCGATCAAATCTCGGGGCGTGACGACCCGCAGAAGCTCGCCGCCGAATAG
- a CDS encoding acyl-CoA dehydrogenase family protein: MIMPREVVPMERLVPLLPELAARAAEMEVARRLPADLAAKLAATGVFRMVTPRSLGGLECSPREIVEVTEAASAANASAGWCVMIAATTALNAAYMSAENARDVYADPMTITGGVFAPMGRAVVEGDHYRVSGRWQWGSGSANCTWLCGGCTIWENGEMKRLPSGAPDARMMVFPASEAILHDTWHVMGLKGTGSGDIEVKDILVPKGRSVSLVADIPRESGALYKFPAFGLLALGVSAVAMGNARGSLEAFADLAGAKKSQGSAKTLSERHIIQAEYARCMADWRAARAYLFAEIDRVWQIALSDGEIPIEARADLRLACTHMTRTGADICRTLYDLGGGAALFEASDLQRRFRDAHAITQHIVTAPATLELTGRVLLGLPTDGGMV, encoded by the coding sequence CCCCTTCTGCCGGAGCTCGCCGCCCGGGCCGCGGAGATGGAGGTGGCGCGGCGACTGCCGGCGGATCTGGCGGCCAAGCTGGCGGCAACCGGCGTCTTCCGGATGGTGACACCCAGATCCCTGGGGGGGCTTGAATGCTCCCCGCGAGAGATTGTCGAGGTGACTGAAGCGGCCTCGGCCGCCAATGCAAGCGCGGGTTGGTGCGTGATGATCGCTGCAACGACGGCGCTCAATGCGGCCTATATGTCCGCGGAAAACGCGCGCGACGTATATGCCGATCCAATGACGATCACCGGCGGCGTGTTTGCCCCGATGGGGCGCGCTGTGGTCGAGGGGGATCACTACCGCGTCTCAGGCCGTTGGCAGTGGGGGTCGGGTTCGGCCAACTGCACCTGGCTGTGCGGCGGATGCACGATCTGGGAAAATGGCGAGATGAAGCGCCTGCCTTCCGGCGCGCCCGACGCCCGGATGATGGTGTTCCCGGCAAGCGAGGCGATCTTGCATGACACCTGGCATGTGATGGGCCTGAAGGGGACGGGCTCCGGCGATATCGAGGTGAAGGACATTCTGGTCCCCAAAGGCCGGTCGGTTTCCCTCGTGGCGGACATACCACGGGAAAGCGGGGCGCTTTACAAATTTCCGGCGTTTGGCTTGCTTGCGCTCGGCGTCTCCGCTGTCGCCATGGGGAACGCGCGTGGCAGCCTTGAAGCATTTGCGGACCTGGCGGGCGCCAAGAAAAGCCAGGGTTCAGCCAAAACGCTCAGTGAGCGGCATATCATTCAGGCGGAGTATGCCCGCTGTATGGCGGATTGGCGCGCGGCCCGGGCTTATCTTTTCGCCGAGATTGACCGTGTCTGGCAGATTGCCCTTAGCGACGGCGAAATACCGATAGAGGCGCGGGCGGACCTGCGCCTCGCCTGCACGCACATGACGAGGACAGGCGCGGATATTTGCCGGACGCTCTACGATCTGGGCGGCGGCGCTGCCTTGTTTGAGGCGAGCGACCTGCAGCGCCGGTTTCGCGATGCCCACGCCATCACCCAGCATATCGTCACTGCGCCTGCAACGCTGGAGCTGACGGGCCGCGTCCTGCTGGGCCTGCCAACGGACGGCGGTATGGTGTGA
- a CDS encoding ATP-dependent DNA helicase: MTLSTPDTVYAAPAEWVARGAGAQGNLFLTGRAGTGKTTLLRKFLSDAGEKAVVLAPTGVAAMNAGGQTIHSFFKLPPRLVEAQDVRRLPNARVVRAVETVVIDEISMVRADMLDAIDRSLKLNRGSKRPFGGVRMILSGDLHQLPPVVSADEGPILQERFGGSYFFNAPAFREAEFSLLALKHVFRQEDPRFLALLGALRTGRVTPADELVLERLVSRRSASDASDTHVVLTPNNANAFRINQSRLASLKGERKVFPATVQGQFDEKSYPTELDLELKVGARVMMIRNDPEGRWVNGSLAHVAGFSSRAVIVEIDGSVYEIEPAAWEKYRYDFEMDTKKVKREVVGTFKQVPLRLAYAVTIHKAQGLTLDKVFIDFDSGMFAHGQAYVAFSRARTLEGLEISRPLRPRDLVLDREAFAFGELEKIDETPAYLLAKFRKDEGALL, from the coding sequence ATGACACTCTCCACCCCGGATACGGTCTACGCCGCGCCTGCTGAATGGGTAGCCCGGGGCGCAGGAGCGCAGGGAAACCTGTTCCTGACCGGGCGCGCCGGAACGGGCAAAACCACCCTTCTGCGCAAATTCCTGAGCGACGCCGGCGAAAAAGCCGTCGTGCTGGCGCCAACAGGCGTGGCGGCCATGAATGCCGGCGGCCAAACCATCCATTCCTTTTTCAAACTGCCGCCAAGGCTGGTGGAGGCGCAGGACGTGCGCCGCCTGCCGAATGCCCGCGTGGTGCGTGCAGTGGAAACGGTTGTCATCGACGAGATCTCGATGGTGCGCGCCGACATGCTGGACGCGATCGACCGCAGCCTGAAACTGAACCGGGGATCGAAACGCCCGTTTGGCGGCGTGCGGATGATCCTGTCAGGCGACCTGCACCAGTTGCCGCCGGTGGTTTCGGCCGATGAAGGGCCAATCCTGCAGGAGCGGTTCGGGGGCAGCTATTTCTTCAACGCGCCCGCCTTCCGCGAGGCGGAGTTTTCGCTGCTGGCCCTGAAGCATGTATTCCGGCAGGAAGACCCGCGCTTCCTCGCCCTGCTCGGCGCACTGCGCACGGGCCGCGTGACACCGGCCGATGAGCTGGTGCTGGAACGCCTCGTTTCCCGCCGCTCGGCCTCGGACGCCTCTGACACGCATGTCGTGCTGACGCCCAACAATGCCAACGCTTTCCGCATCAACCAGTCCCGCCTCGCGAGCCTCAAGGGCGAACGCAAAGTGTTCCCGGCGACCGTGCAGGGACAGTTTGACGAGAAGAGCTATCCCACCGAACTCGACCTTGAACTGAAGGTTGGCGCGCGGGTGATGATGATCCGCAACGATCCGGAAGGCCGCTGGGTGAACGGATCGCTGGCGCATGTCGCCGGGTTCAGCTCTCGCGCGGTGATCGTGGAGATCGACGGCAGCGTCTATGAAATCGAGCCGGCGGCCTGGGAAAAATACCGCTACGATTTCGAGATGGACACCAAGAAGGTGAAGCGCGAAGTGGTGGGCACGTTCAAGCAGGTGCCGCTGCGCCTTGCCTATGCGGTGACCATCCACAAGGCGCAGGGCCTGACGCTCGACAAGGTATTCATCGACTTCGATTCCGGAATGTTTGCCCACGGACAAGCCTATGTGGCCTTTTCGCGAGCGCGCACGCTGGAAGGGCTGGAAATCTCGCGCCCCCTGCGCCCGCGCGACCTTGTGCTGGACCGGGAAGCCTTCGCCTTCGGCGAGCTGGAAAAGATCGACGAGACGCCCGCCTACCTTCTGGCGAAATTCCGGAAGGATGAGGGGGCACTGCTGTAA
- a CDS encoding FAD-dependent oxidoreductase produces the protein MAQNYHIGIAGAGIGGLAAAILLARAGHRVTLFDQFDVAGPVGSGLMLQETGLAVLGTLGLREDVEALGSPIARLWGISVDTGRSVLDVRYAALRASLSGLGIQRSVLFGVLYAAANASGARLVTGTRITTANPESGMLVDAAGGAHGPYGLVVDALGVRSPLSSAPRKELAYGALWATLPWPEESNFDRLALEQRYEAARKMAGVMPSGRLAPDAPESLTYFWSIRADQYEGFRAAPLNHWKDAARRLWPETQLLLDQITDQDQLTFARYRHRTHWPVTEGRLVHMGDAWHAASPQLGQGANMALLDAYGLLIALTGAEDVSAALARFRRLRARHIRLYQLMTWAFTPVYQSDDAVMPWLRDRLAAPLLRLWPAPPLLAGLVAGGFGAPLNSLGLKPYR, from the coding sequence ATGGCGCAGAACTATCATATCGGCATAGCCGGGGCCGGGATTGGCGGGCTGGCGGCAGCCATCCTGCTGGCGCGCGCCGGGCACAGGGTCACCCTGTTTGACCAGTTTGACGTGGCCGGGCCCGTCGGCTCTGGCCTGATGCTGCAGGAAACGGGGCTTGCCGTGCTCGGCACCCTTGGCCTGAGGGAGGATGTTGAAGCGCTCGGCTCACCCATTGCGCGCCTGTGGGGCATTTCAGTGGACACGGGCCGGTCGGTGCTGGACGTGCGCTATGCGGCGCTGCGGGCGAGCCTCTCCGGCCTTGGCATTCAGCGCTCGGTGCTGTTCGGCGTGCTCTACGCCGCCGCCAATGCGTCCGGCGCGCGGCTTGTGACGGGCACGCGAATTACGACGGCCAATCCTGAAAGCGGTATGCTGGTTGATGCTGCGGGCGGTGCGCATGGGCCATACGGCCTCGTGGTCGACGCGCTTGGCGTGCGCTCGCCGCTCTCCTCGGCGCCGCGAAAAGAGCTGGCCTATGGCGCACTGTGGGCCACGCTGCCCTGGCCGGAGGAAAGCAACTTTGACCGATTGGCGCTGGAGCAGCGCTATGAGGCGGCCCGGAAGATGGCCGGTGTCATGCCGTCTGGAAGGCTGGCGCCCGACGCGCCGGAAAGCCTCACCTATTTCTGGTCCATCCGGGCAGATCAGTATGAGGGCTTCCGCGCCGCGCCGCTCAATCACTGGAAAGATGCGGCCCGCCGCCTCTGGCCGGAGACGCAGCTGCTGCTCGATCAGATTACGGATCAAGACCAGCTCACCTTCGCCCGTTATCGCCACCGCACGCATTGGCCGGTCACCGAGGGCCGCCTTGTCCATATGGGCGACGCCTGGCACGCCGCCAGCCCCCAGCTTGGCCAGGGGGCCAATATGGCTCTGCTGGATGCCTACGGTTTGCTCATTGCGCTGACGGGCGCAGAGGATGTCAGCGCGGCGCTCGCCCGTTTCCGGCGCCTGCGGGCGCGGCATATCCGGCTCTACCAGCTGATGACCTGGGCCTTCACGCCGGTTTACCAGTCGGACGACGCCGTCATGCCCTGGCTGCGCGACCGGCTCGCGGCGCCATTGCTCCGTCTCTGGCCCGCGCCGCCGCTCCTGGCTGGGCTGGTCGCTGGCGGCTTCGGCGCGCCGCTTAATTCGCTGGGGCTGAAACCCTATCGCTGA
- a CDS encoding AarF/UbiB family protein gives MRAGTALARHDVILPGEYQSRLPLPARIAGGFLRVFGGGAKGRPGERLAHALERLGPAYIKLGQFLATRPDVFGSEVAGDLSRLKDKLPPFSMKQARAALVAEFGPAEAARLFPDLAEPVAAASLAQVHRMKLADGDRAVKILRPGIERQLELELSAMRRAARTIEGVSSESRRLKPVAFTETIASAMLRETDLRLEAGGADEMREIYAKTGFFRVPKVDWERTGKRVLTAEWIEGTPLTTAGVLDQPGLDRKKLANDITQGFLASAINYGVFHADMHEGNAILTPDGQIALVDFGIIGRIGIVERRFLAEILWGFLKRDYHRIAEVHFEAGYVPPHQSVGDFAQALRSIGEPLFGRPAEEVSMGRVLLQLFDYTHTFGMALRPELVLLQKTMVQVEGVARAIDPSHNIWNASEPVIGDWMRRNFGPEGAARLVAENVREVTNRLKRLPEVMDRFEKSLDAEPAPPPAKERFAPWWGWFGLVVALAGIAAWVVLEVN, from the coding sequence ATGCGCGCGGGCACCGCGCTTGCCCGTCACGACGTGATCCTGCCGGGGGAATACCAATCGCGCCTGCCATTGCCGGCCCGCATTGCGGGCGGCTTTCTCCGGGTGTTCGGCGGCGGCGCCAAGGGCCGCCCTGGCGAACGTCTGGCCCACGCGCTGGAACGGCTTGGCCCCGCCTACATCAAGCTTGGCCAGTTCCTGGCAACGCGCCCGGACGTGTTCGGCTCGGAAGTCGCCGGCGACCTCTCCCGCCTCAAGGACAAGCTGCCGCCTTTTTCAATGAAGCAGGCCCGCGCCGCGCTCGTTGCCGAGTTTGGTCCGGCTGAAGCAGCCCGGCTCTTCCCGGACCTGGCGGAGCCTGTGGCGGCCGCGTCCCTTGCGCAGGTGCACCGGATGAAGCTGGCGGACGGCGACCGCGCGGTGAAGATCCTGCGGCCCGGCATCGAGCGCCAGCTGGAGCTTGAGCTGTCTGCCATGCGCCGCGCCGCGCGCACGATCGAGGGCGTCTCTTCCGAAAGCCGCCGCCTCAAGCCGGTCGCGTTCACCGAAACGATCGCCAGCGCCATGCTGCGGGAGACCGACCTTCGCCTTGAAGCGGGCGGGGCGGACGAGATGCGTGAGATCTACGCAAAAACCGGTTTCTTCCGTGTGCCGAAGGTGGACTGGGAGCGGACCGGCAAGCGCGTACTCACCGCCGAATGGATCGAGGGCACGCCGCTGACCACCGCCGGCGTTCTGGACCAGCCGGGCCTCGACCGGAAAAAGCTCGCCAATGACATCACGCAAGGCTTCCTCGCCAGCGCGATCAATTACGGCGTTTTCCATGCCGACATGCACGAAGGCAACGCCATCCTCACGCCGGATGGCCAGATCGCCCTGGTCGATTTCGGCATCATCGGGCGGATCGGCATTGTCGAGCGTCGCTTCCTCGCTGAAATCCTCTGGGGTTTCCTGAAGCGCGATTATCACCGTATTGCCGAGGTGCATTTCGAAGCGGGCTATGTGCCCCCGCACCAGTCTGTCGGGGATTTTGCCCAGGCGCTGCGCTCGATCGGTGAGCCGCTGTTTGGCCGGCCCGCTGAGGAAGTTTCGATGGGCCGCGTCCTGCTGCAGCTATTCGACTACACGCACACCTTCGGCATGGCCCTGCGGCCAGAGCTGGTGTTGCTGCAGAAAACCATGGTGCAGGTCGAGGGCGTCGCGCGTGCTATCGACCCCAGCCACAATATCTGGAACGCGTCCGAGCCGGTAATCGGGGACTGGATGCGCCGGAATTTCGGCCCCGAAGGCGCCGCGCGCCTTGTCGCCGAGAATGTCCGTGAAGTGACAAACCGCCTGAAGCGCCTGCCCGAGGTTATGGACCGGTTCGAGAAAAGCCTCGATGCGGAGCCCGCGCCGCCGCCTGCAAAAGAGCGTTTTGCGCCCTGGTGGGGCTGGTTCGGGCTGGTCGTAGCCCTCGCCGGTATCGCCGCCTGGGTTGTTCTGGAAGTCAACTGA
- the dut gene encoding dUTP diphosphatase: MTDVTVQVLPLAHFEGLDLPAYETAGSAGMDVRAAVPVREPVVLAPGQRAMVPTGLSVAIPEGYEIQVRPRSGLAAKHGLTCLNTPGTIDSDYRGEIKVILINLGQEPFTIQRGERIAQLVLAPVTRLAWSQVEALDETARGAGGFGSTGR, translated from the coding sequence ATGACCGATGTGACCGTTCAAGTTCTGCCGCTGGCCCATTTCGAAGGGCTCGATCTTCCCGCTTATGAAACGGCAGGCTCTGCCGGTATGGACGTGCGCGCCGCCGTGCCGGTCCGCGAGCCGGTTGTGCTGGCGCCCGGCCAGCGCGCGATGGTGCCCACCGGTCTCTCCGTGGCGATCCCCGAAGGATACGAGATACAGGTGCGCCCGCGTTCCGGCCTCGCGGCCAAGCATGGCCTCACCTGCCTCAACACGCCCGGCACGATCGACAGTGATTATCGCGGTGAAATCAAGGTCATCCTGATCAATCTCGGCCAGGAGCCTTTCACCATCCAGCGCGGCGAGCGCATCGCCCAGCTCGTCCTCGCGCCAGTCACGCGCCTTGCCTGGTCTCAGGTGGAGGCGCTGGATGAAACGGCGCGCGGCGCTGGTGGCTTCGGCTCGACCGGGCGTTGA